A stretch of Cicer arietinum cultivar CDC Frontier isolate Library 1 chromosome 5, Cicar.CDCFrontier_v2.0, whole genome shotgun sequence DNA encodes these proteins:
- the LOC101497299 gene encoding uncharacterized protein isoform X2, which yields MVVFYEALKDVTEYGKQRWISSSKWQVNNSFEGLVLGGLAGGLSAYLTTPLDVVKTRLQVQGSTLMYNGWLDAMYNIWVREGMKGMFRGSIPRIAWYIPASALTFMAVEFLREHFNERGPNGDLRDVARLSIEKKKSLQEAA from the exons atg GTTGTGTTCTATGAAGCTTTGAAAGATGTTACAGAGTACGGGAAGCAAAGATGGATATCTAGCTCCAAATGGCAGGTTAATAATTCATTTGAGGGGCTGGTTTTAGGAGGATTAGCTGGTG GTCTCAGTGCATATCTCACCACTCCTTTGGATGTCGTCAAAACAAGGCTGCAAGTTCAGGGTTCAACTTTAAT GTATAATGGTTGGTTGGATGCAATGTACAATATATGGGTCAGGGAAGGCATGAAGGGGATGTTTAGGGGTAGCATCCCCAGAATTGCGTGGTACATTCCGGCTTCAGCTCTTACATTCATGGCTGTGGAATTTCTCAGAGAACATTTTAATGAAAGAGGGCCCAATGGTGATTTGAGAGATGTTGCCAGATTATCAATAGAAAAGAAGAAATCTCTACAAGAGGCTGCTTAA
- the LOC101497299 gene encoding uncharacterized protein isoform X1, whose translation MQFLKVVFYEALKDVTEYGKQRWISSSKWQVNNSFEGLVLGGLAGGLSAYLTTPLDVVKTRLQVQGSTLMYNGWLDAMYNIWVREGMKGMFRGSIPRIAWYIPASALTFMAVEFLREHFNERGPNGDLRDVARLSIEKKKSLQEAA comes from the exons atgcaatttttaAAGGTTGTGTTCTATGAAGCTTTGAAAGATGTTACAGAGTACGGGAAGCAAAGATGGATATCTAGCTCCAAATGGCAGGTTAATAATTCATTTGAGGGGCTGGTTTTAGGAGGATTAGCTGGTG GTCTCAGTGCATATCTCACCACTCCTTTGGATGTCGTCAAAACAAGGCTGCAAGTTCAGGGTTCAACTTTAAT GTATAATGGTTGGTTGGATGCAATGTACAATATATGGGTCAGGGAAGGCATGAAGGGGATGTTTAGGGGTAGCATCCCCAGAATTGCGTGGTACATTCCGGCTTCAGCTCTTACATTCATGGCTGTGGAATTTCTCAGAGAACATTTTAATGAAAGAGGGCCCAATGGTGATTTGAGAGATGTTGCCAGATTATCAATAGAAAAGAAGAAATCTCTACAAGAGGCTGCTTAA